The segment CAGACATTATACAGCACAGCTCTTATTCTCAGCCTTGAATGCAGAGACTCTACAAGAGCTAAAGCACGTGCCAGCTCATGaacatctgctgctgcttctccatttTTTCACACGAGCACGTTTGTGCACAGCTCCCAAATATGGTACAGTGCTGGTGCTTCAGGACAGGGCATCTCTGAATTTCCTGACCTGACCTAGGAAAGCCAAAGAGCTCAGCAATTCAGGGTgccagaaagaaacagaagcaaTCCTAAGCTGTTACCTACCTCAAAGGAACTAAACCAACTTCTGGTTCCATTATCTTCATATTTATAACACCATAAATATACCaactctgctctgcacaagCTCTGTGCTTCCCCTGGTACTCTGTCATGCTCACTTACAGAAATAGGACATGTGGGGCTGTTTCATAACCAACCTGAGCAGGAAGGCAGGCCCCATTTCCTAGGCAGAGACAGGCTCCTTACCACTCAGCAAAACTTGGCAAAGAAATCTTTAAGCTCTTTCCTTTCCCTACGGAAAACCACCACACACTCTATCCATGCAGACTGTCAAGACCTTAAAGCTGATCACCAGAAGAGTTCCCTCCAAGGCACACATGTCCATATGCTGCACATCAGAAGGGTTCCCCTCACTGTGGCACAGACATTTTGGGGAACAGCTCTGGCCTGTGCTTACCCAGaactcctgcagctctgttAGGTGACTGATATTCTCAATCTTCTTAATTCTGTTGGCTGCAATGTCCAGCATCGTGAGTTTGTTCTAgacaaagcaaacacaaaaatattagATCTGATTTCCTTTCATCTTCTCTTTGACACTTTTTCCAGGCCCAGAGTTGGAAACTGTCAGGAGCAGACACGTTATTGCCAGCTGCTCACATTCAGCTCAACTCTTGCTGCCCCTATGGAACAAGGAAGATTGTTTTCAATTAAGCTGGGCTACTGACCCCCCAGAAGCCATGTGACAAAAATGAAGGCAGTTACTGGCTGGATGGCAACTGCAAGGCAAGGGCTCCTAAAAAGTGAGCTTTCCTCAGAGCACATTAAAAGGAGCACTAAAAATTGGATACAAAGTGTCCTCTTGAGCACCAGAGTTGAACAAActctcagcagcaggaaactCAACAATTTTAGAAAAGCTTTCGCTGGGTGAGAATGAAAATGATACAGGCTTCCACAAAATCCATCCCACCTAAAAAGAGAGACGTGTACGCTGACAGGAAGACAAACTGCATGCCATGGCTGGCCTCTCTTACTCCCAGCTCCAGTTCTGTCCTATTGAAAAGCACGCATGGGTGTCTACAAGCTGCTGTctgaaaggctgcagcagctgtgtccaGGAGCCTTCCCATGGCTGAGGATCAGCCAGGCTACTGCTCCAACCACATCACCCTTCCCatgtcacaaaaataattttactccAGAGTATCTGGAGGATCTTTACCCACATGAGATACTTTAACATATAACAAACACTTGGATATTTGTGGTCTCTCAAGAGACTCAGGAACTCACACCtaactggggaaactgaggaacAAAAACTTCCAGAAAAGCCACTAACACaagcagctcagggcagcaaCTGTGCTGCACAGTCAGCAAAAGCCTCACATTGTTCTCCAGTCCCTCGATGACTTCGATGCCGTTGTGGCTCAGGTACAGCTCCCGCAAATTCACCaagctctgcagcccctcaaTCTTGGTCAGCCGGTTATTCTGGAAGTGCAGCAGGCTGTTTAGTACCctccaaacaaacccaaagccaCGTGGCTCACTGGGGGAAACCATTTCTCTAAAGTATGGCTGGGAAGTGGAAATAGTCTGCTTGGGCCCACACAGATCTTGGGGAGTTCAGCTGTTTGATCTCTGCACCACTGATGCATGAGAAGTTCCATGGGAGTCCCAGTCTCCAGCAAGATCAGACTCTGGCCTTCCCATCAAAAGTTGCAGCCTGAAAGTTTTTGGCTTGGTGTCTTAACAAACAGAAGGCCTATGCATGAATAGTGCTCATTTTGTAGGTCTTTACAAATGGGAAGGTCAGAGAGGAAGTTACACCACCTTAATCACACTGCACTCTGCTGTAGCTAATTCTTTATGGCCTGCAGAATAATGGCACATACAGGTACCACAGCAGGTAGTCAGTGTCTTGTCAGCAGCTTTAAGGGATACTAGAATGCACAAGCACTGTCATATGGATAAGGAGATTCAGTGAAAGAAATTAGCTGAGTGTATTTTATTTCACCTTTCAAAAAGGAAGAAGCTGTTTGAAAGCTCATTAAGGTCAGATTGCATTCAGCAAAGGCTCGTTCACATTTCTTGCCTCTTCAGTAAGAAGGCAGTGACACTGAGCCACTGTCATTGTAACACAACACTTCCAGTGTTACTGTAATACATTAGGAAACAGTGTTTCAGGAAGGAAATAGGGGATTACATtcatttcctgttctttcttccACAAAAGTCAAATAGCTATCAAATTTTATCAGTGTCTGTCAATCTCAAGTAGCatgaaaggatgaaaaaaaaaaaaaaaaacaacacaaagcaCATCACACTACCTTCCAGCACAGGAGTTTGACTCTAACCCTGCAGACCTGCTAATGGGGGGCTTacaagaaggctggagagggatttttcaCAAGGGTatgcagtgataggacaagggggaatggccttaaCTGAAGGAAGACAGGTTTaaattagatgttaggaagaaattcttctctgtgagggaggtgatggcctggcacagagaaggtgtggctgcccttggatccctgagggagcttgggacacagcctgggatggtggaaggtgtcctgcccaTTTCAGAGGCATGGAgcaagatggtctttaaggttccttccaacccaaaccatcctgggattttgTGATTCAGAAGAGCTGATCCTATCTCACAGGGTGGTTCAAGGTTTTAGAACACAACCAGTACCTGTATACTGAGCACAGTCAGGTTTGTCAGGGCATCCAAGTTCTGGAGCTTGGTGATTTTATTCTTTCCAAGGAACAGACTGTCAAGATTAGCCAAGGTGTCAATGTTTTCAATTACCTGTGAAACGAGCAGAGGAGACAGTGTTATTGCAAAACTCCACCTGGGAGATGTGGCTGTCACTTTCTAGCCACATTAGAACCATGTGGTGTATCCTGGATAGAAGATACtcatttatgaagaaaaaaaaaaaaaaaaaaaaaaaaaaaagagaatctgggaagaaaaaccAGAATTTGTAAATTGAGTCCTGCACATCAGTGACTGTATAACACAGAGGCAAGTTGTTCAGCTTCCCTGCCATAAGCAAAGTTAACTGTCTCACAGGTGTGTGTGGATTTAACTACTGGCTGTACAGCCTTGCTTCTGGCAGAACACACTACACCAGTCTGAGTGATGCACACTTTTTAAATACACACTTTACTGGGAGAATACAGACACTGTACCAGTTTAGCTCAAGCTCAGCcttcaggaagagaaaatcAGGATTTCTGTGAAGCATCAAGGATATTacaaaggaagggagaaagcaaGAACAGAGGagtgaaaacaggaaaaaaagggaaaagggcaAGATTACAAAAGGCTCCTGCAAACAAAAGGAGACACTTTTATTTTGCAGGGAAAAGCCTCTGAATAAAAAAACCAAGATGCTGTTAAAAGCAATAAGGACATTACAACCAGACTTCAGCTCAGAGTAGAACAGTAATAAGGACACAGACACACCCAGAGCTGtgtgtctgctgtgctcaggcaggctgtgACATCTCAGCTTTTCCACATACTTCTTGCCTGCCAAAATTTCGAATTAGTAGTGCTGGGGAGCCAGGCCACTGAGTCCTAGCACGACCTCGATCACTCTGTGTGTTTACCTGTGCAGGTACTAACATAAGGAAGGAGAAGATGGACACTCAGGAAAGGTAAGAAGCTTTCCAACCTCCATCCCACAGCTGCCAGAAGACTGAACATACAGTGTTAACCAGCTCAAATTTGCATTCACCCCCCTTTTAGATTATGCACTTAGCCCTGTTTTAACCTTGCAAGAAAATTTATAGATTTGTTGCCCATTGGCAACTTCTACAGCCCTGAGGAGGAAATACTGATGactcagagcagggagaggaatgGAACAGATGGACATGAGGGGACAAAAACCTAAGAACAAGTAAATAAGTGTTTTACATTACAGCTGCCTCAGTCcaactttaagaaaaaaaaaaacattaaatatttcagctcaAGCATAAAGTTCTGCTCCccaaaagaaacagagcaagaaGTGCTAATTCATGAGGGCTTCCAAGCTAAGGGCACTCTGGGAGGTTTGAGTAGGCAAgaacagccctgctgcagcagctttaaTACACAAGGAAGAAGTTAATCAGGCACCTCAGAGCCAAGAACACTGCCTGTAGAGTCCACAGGCTTGTATACTAAAGAGTTAAGGGTATGTCCAGCTGTAAAACATACACCCAAGGCATCCTACACCCAGAGAAAACCAGCCCAGGAGTTCCAGGTAGCCCCAGGCAGCATGAGATTTCTTTGTGCCAAGCCAAGTCACGGGTTACTCACTCCAATAAAGCAATTAGAAGCAGAGAACATTGCTCTTTGAAGAAGTCAGAATAGAATTAacagacaaacagaaaaaaacccactaaaaataaagtaatttaagaAGCTTGTGTTACTCATACAGTGAcaatttaagtttttttttttttgtttgtttgttttgttaatatGCTCAGGCTCAACACTgagaaaacacataaaataaatctaatcccattgttaaaaatatattccttgGCTTGACAACATTATTGACAATGTACTGCTTAAGTATCAATTAAGTATctagctggattttttttttgtcccagatGATAATGATGCTTAGAAACAGAATACAGTACAGCTTTGCTTAACCCAACTTCTGTAATGTAAGGATCAGTGtgctgagcctgctctgcttctcttctTAACTCCTGTTCCCCCATCCTATGCAAAATCTAAGGTTCCTAATCCTTCATCTGACCTGGCTGATGTTATCACACTCTATATTTATCCCcctaaataatttcatttccaaagcagaaatTCCTGGAGAACAATTCAGTCCAGTCTGGCTTTAGGAGGAAACcaaaattttttctcttcaaaaaggCAGCACACATTTCTGCTTTAGAAGGCTGTTTTTTAATAGCTGAAGTTTCCTTCTTTTCTACAAAGACAAGTGTTCTTTCACAAGTCCTGAAACAAAGAGAACAAACAGATCTTTTCCTAATCTTTCAGCATAACAAGTAATTTCTCAGAGACTATAAATGGGCAGCACCAACTTACACCACATTGATTGAAATGCACTCATCTTCTATGAGTATTTTCTAAAGAGCATGTaattaaaaaagctttaaaaaaaaagagcttatTTTGCATGTTGCAAGTCTTTTGTGTCATCTGTCTGACCAGCTCTCTTATGAATTGAGCAAATACAGTGAATCATACCTTAGGGACAGGAGGGACTACTCATAACTGCTCTCCCTTAAGTGGCACggattttaaattgaaaaagtCACAATCTGCAcaataaaaccccaaagcaaTCAGCAGTAAAGGACCAAGTTTTAGGTTTTAAAGGCATTCCAGAGCAAAGcttcaagaatttttttttcctaaactagACTGACTACCATAGCAGGCTGTCAATTGCACCTGCAAATCAaactcattttgttttcaataggTTTCATGGACTCAGCACCAGTCTGTAGAAAGGTAAGAGAAAACAACTGCTAGTTTTGATAGGCTTAGCTCTCTAGCAGGAAGAAACCATCACCTGCAAAAGGAAACATATAGGGGATAACCGAATTcattaaagacaaaaattcaCAAATGGTGATTTAGTAGCCAGGCACTAATGCAGAATGAAAGGCTCCAGCATGCACAGCAATAAGCACAGGGAGTGACTGGAacaataaaaaccaacaaaactgcAAATCCGAGTCAATGCAGTGCCCTTTCAGAAAATGCCAATATCACACAGAGAGCTGAAAACTCTCCAGCCAACATCCCTCAGAGCACACCTACCCGAATTCGATTGGATCCCAACTCTAACATCTGTAGCATCTGCAAGTTGCTCAAATTCTcaattttgctgattttgttgTTGACAAGGAAGAGCTTTTTAAGCTGGGTAAGCCGATCCAGTCCTTCAATGTGTCGCAGAACATTAAAGGAGATGTCCAGGACCCTGAGGTAAAACAAACCAAAGGTCTCATCAGTCCATCAGGCATGGATGATTCTGAAAGAGGCACCTGTAAATTGGTGGGGAATCTCCCTGTCTGCAGAGATCAAGCCTTTTACTAGGCCTTGAAGCTAAAGTCATgaatgcaatttctttttatcaaaaaatacaacaaataaaactttcaaaatacttttgcaGTGtgttaggaaagaaaaaaaaatcatctgccACATGCAGAAGACAGCCATTATTTTGCCCAGCCATGGAGCTGCCATGGTGGGAGGAAGCCAATCTGCATTTTCCTTGGCAAAGGTACTTGCCTACAAGATCTGCCTCTGACAGGACCATGTCAAGGGCTCCCCTGGAAGGAAGCAGTTGTGATGGTGAGAAATGGGCCCGTCCTGCCCCACGGGGAACACTTTTGTAATGTACCTCCAGAGTGATCCAGGCAAATGCCAGAAACTTGGACAGGTACTACTCCTTCCCTAACactcttcaaagaaaataacCTTACCCAAAATCTCTTGTCATTTTTGCAGGAATAAACACCTGTTACACAGAGCTCTCACTGCAAGAGCAAAGAGGGCCTGAGAGCTCCCACACCTGTGTGGAAGCTACAACCACCAGCCATTCTCACTGCCTTACACAGCACAGGTTTCATTTCcagctgcctgtccctgggcagcttcAGGATAATGAAACTTGTGTACTGCACAGGTTAAATATGAATAGAGAATACACATTATCCTTCACAGAGCaccaaaataaattctgagaGTGGCTTGGGTGATAAACACTGGAGTAAGTACAACATGAGTAACACAGCAAGTAGCAAACCACCCCCAGCCTAATCCTGGTGACTCCCCTGGACTCACTCAAGCTCCACCAGAGACTCCAAGTTCTCAATCTTCCGAATTTGATTGTCATAGAGATCCAGCTCCCGCAAGGTCTGCAATTGCTCCAGGTTCTCAATGTGCTTAATCAAATTCTGACGGAGACACAGAGTCTAATTGTTGAGGAAAAGttgagaaagaaacagaaaaatggctATGAAGGATTGCATGTAATGCCTTTATGCTTACAGACAAAAAGATGTTTGTGAGGGTTTCCCCATTAAGTTTTGCTGGgaatttgttgggtttttagtggtttgttgggttttgtttgtttgtttgttttaatacaaTCTCTTCTTGGTATACTCCAATTCTACAGAAGTCTTTCAACCCTAAGGGTCAGATACAGTAACAGCAGCTCAGAGAAGCTACAtaatctccatccttggaaataCTCAAAAGCTTAACTGGAGAAGGCCTTAAGCAACATGTTCTAACTGGGCCTGCTTCGAGGGCTTTACCATCCAGGTGTTTCTGTGTTCAGTCTGCTGTGCTAGTCCAGGATGTGCCCTGATGCACTGTCTCTCATCCACTTACAAAACACACTTGCAAAATCTCAAAATTTTTATTATCACTTGACAAATAGGTAAAACTACCTTTTTCAGCTAAAAATGAAGCAACTCACTAAATCTCAGCCAAGAAGAGATTCTCTGTCATCTTATAGGTTAGATCTACAAAATCCTCAGTTCCAAGAGGCATTCTCTATTCCCCAGGACTGTTACCTTCACTTTCTTGAGCACCTCAAATCCTTCAATCTTCCCAATTCGGAAATGATTCAAGTCAACATCCTTAAAGAGAAATGGAGGGATTTAGCAGTTGTTTCAAAACAAATCTGGTCTTTAAAGATCAACCTGGTACTTTGTTCTAAGGAAATCACAGTCTTACAAAATGTGTAGCTCACTAAAACTTCCCTTCCAAGAGTATTTGTAAAATGGCTTTGGCACATGATTTTACCACCACAACTGAGACACATGGCCTGAACTTGTCAACTGCAAATGCAAAATGTCAACTGCATATAATGCAACAGCCCTTTCCTGAGTCTGAGCATTACCAAAACTAAAAACCTTCAGAAATTTATTGAGATGGAAAAATTCTTGCATAAATAAAGTTTTGCATAAAGTTCTCTTACCTACTTAGCTAGGGCTTAACCAGAACACAAGTTGCCATTTCCAGTTCCAGGCCTCAGATGAGCAGGAGTCACTGACAGTTTGAATAACCAGTGGTTTTG is part of the Vidua chalybeata isolate OUT-0048 chromosome 10, bVidCha1 merged haplotype, whole genome shotgun sequence genome and harbors:
- the PPP1R7 gene encoding protein phosphatase 1 regulatory subunit 7 isoform X2, with protein sequence MAAESGAGLQEMMEVDKRLESEESGDEEGRKQAVRLVTELSQQSLRDEQNGENSAGEAETPVDMETISLDPEAEDVDLNHFRIGKIEGFEVLKKVKTLCLRQNLIKHIENLEQLQTLRELDLYDNQIRKIENLESLVELEVLDISFNVLRHIEGLDRLTQLKKLFLVNNKISKIENLSNLQMLQMLELGSNRIRVIENIDTLANLDSLFLGKNKITKLQNLDALTNLTVLSIQNNRLTKIEGLQSLVNLRELYLSHNGIEVIEGLENNNKLTMLDIAANRIKKIENISHLTELQEFWMNDNLVESWSDLDELKGAKNLETVYLERNPLQKDPQYRRKIMLALPTVRQIDATFVRF
- the PPP1R7 gene encoding protein phosphatase 1 regulatory subunit 7 isoform X1, with product MGGKSASKIKVETRVDKRLESEESGDEEGRKQAVRLVTELSQQSLRDEQNGENSAGEAETPVDMETISLDPEAEDVDLNHFRIGKIEGFEVLKKVKTLCLRQNLIKHIENLEQLQTLRELDLYDNQIRKIENLESLVELEVLDISFNVLRHIEGLDRLTQLKKLFLVNNKISKIENLSNLQMLQMLELGSNRIRVIENIDTLANLDSLFLGKNKITKLQNLDALTNLTVLSIQNNRLTKIEGLQSLVNLRELYLSHNGIEVIEGLENNNKLTMLDIAANRIKKIENISHLTELQEFWMNDNLVESWSDLDELKGAKNLETVYLERNPLQKDPQYRRKIMLALPTVRQIDATFVRF